One part of the Anaeromyxobacter sp. Fw109-5 genome encodes these proteins:
- the dxs gene encoding 1-deoxy-D-xylulose-5-phosphate synthase codes for MGRLLDSIDSPLDLKRLPVDDLPRLCEEIREEIIQTCAKNGGHLGSSLGAVELNVALHYVYSSPTDKLVWDVGHQAYAHKLLTGRRERFRTIRTEGGLAGFPERHESEHDAFGVGHASTAISAALGMLEAKRLSGAPGKVVALVGDGAMTGGVAFEGLNQAGYLGRDLVVVLNDNEMSISPNVGALSEWFSKKFASRTYNRWRRAVKDFLSHVPKGPEAIDMIRHGINATKALVTPGILFEGLGFHYVGPVDGHDVRSLVETLQKLVIFDGPVLLHAITTKGKGYQPAESDKATRGHGLSFFDVATGKPVKKAAAKAYTDLFAEALCEEMERDPRVVAITAAMLEGTGLIKAKQRFPERTYDVGIAEQHAVTFAAGLACEGVRPVVAIYSTFLQRAYDEIIHDVALQRLPVTFALDRGGLVGADGKTHQGAFDVAYLRCVPNLVVMAPSDENELRHMLHTALHHDGPAAFRFPRGAGEGVALEAPQVLPIGKGRLARAVPGKPDVCVVALGTTLHAALAAAEALAKDGVAASVVDARFAKPLDEELIAGEAERARCVVTIEEGCLPGGFGAACLELFERRGLVAEGLRVKRLGLPDEFVTHGDQGRQRAQLGLDADGIARACRAIVGERAKRGAA; via the coding sequence ATGGGACGCCTGCTCGACAGCATCGACTCGCCGCTCGACCTGAAGCGCCTGCCGGTCGACGACCTGCCGCGCCTCTGCGAGGAGATCCGCGAGGAGATCATCCAGACCTGCGCGAAGAACGGCGGCCACCTCGGCTCGTCGCTCGGCGCCGTCGAGCTCAACGTGGCGCTCCACTACGTGTACTCGTCGCCCACCGACAAGCTCGTGTGGGACGTGGGGCACCAGGCGTACGCGCACAAGCTCCTCACCGGGCGCCGCGAGCGGTTCCGCACCATCCGCACGGAGGGTGGCCTCGCCGGCTTCCCCGAGCGTCACGAGTCGGAGCACGACGCCTTCGGCGTCGGCCACGCCTCCACCGCGATCAGCGCCGCGCTCGGCATGCTCGAGGCGAAGCGGCTCTCCGGCGCCCCGGGCAAGGTCGTCGCCCTGGTGGGGGACGGCGCCATGACGGGCGGCGTCGCGTTCGAAGGGCTGAACCAGGCCGGGTATCTCGGCCGCGACCTCGTGGTCGTGCTGAACGACAACGAGATGTCGATCTCGCCCAACGTGGGCGCGCTCTCGGAGTGGTTCTCCAAGAAGTTCGCCTCGCGGACCTACAACCGCTGGCGGCGCGCGGTGAAGGACTTCCTCTCGCACGTGCCGAAGGGGCCCGAGGCGATAGACATGATCCGCCACGGCATCAACGCGACGAAGGCGCTCGTCACGCCCGGCATCCTCTTCGAGGGGCTCGGCTTCCACTACGTCGGGCCCGTGGACGGGCACGACGTGCGGAGCCTGGTCGAGACGCTGCAGAAGCTCGTGATCTTCGACGGCCCGGTGCTGCTGCACGCCATCACCACGAAGGGCAAGGGCTACCAGCCGGCGGAGTCCGACAAGGCCACGCGCGGGCACGGCCTGTCGTTCTTCGACGTCGCGACCGGCAAGCCGGTGAAGAAGGCGGCGGCCAAGGCCTACACCGATCTGTTCGCGGAGGCGCTCTGCGAGGAGATGGAGCGGGATCCGCGCGTGGTGGCGATCACCGCCGCGATGCTCGAGGGCACCGGCCTCATCAAGGCGAAGCAGCGCTTCCCCGAGCGCACGTACGACGTCGGCATCGCCGAGCAGCACGCGGTGACCTTCGCCGCCGGCCTCGCGTGCGAGGGCGTGCGCCCGGTGGTCGCCATCTACTCCACCTTCCTGCAGCGCGCGTACGACGAGATCATCCACGACGTGGCGCTGCAGCGGCTGCCCGTCACGTTCGCCCTCGACCGCGGCGGCCTGGTCGGCGCCGACGGCAAGACGCACCAGGGCGCGTTCGACGTCGCCTACCTGCGCTGCGTGCCGAACCTGGTGGTGATGGCTCCGTCGGACGAGAACGAGCTCCGGCACATGCTCCACACCGCGCTCCACCACGACGGGCCGGCGGCGTTCCGCTTCCCGCGCGGCGCCGGCGAGGGCGTGGCGCTCGAGGCGCCGCAGGTGCTGCCCATCGGCAAGGGTCGCCTCGCGCGGGCCGTCCCGGGCAAGCCGGACGTGTGCGTCGTCGCGCTCGGCACGACGCTGCACGCCGCGCTCGCCGCCGCGGAGGCGCTCGCCAAGGACGGCGTCGCCGCGTCCGTCGTGGACGCTCGCTTCGCCAAGCCGCTCGACGAGGAGCTCATCGCGGGCGAGGCGGAGCGCGCGCGGTGCGTCGTGACCATCGAGGAGGGCTGCCTGCCGGGCGGCTTCGGCGCCGCCTGCCTCGAGCTGTTCGAGCGCCGCGGTCTCGTCGCGGAGGGGCTGCGCGTGAAGCGGCTCGGCCTCCCCGACGAGTTCGTGACGCACGGCGATCAGGGCAGGCAGCGCGCCCAGCTCGGCCTCGACGCCGACGGGATCGCGCGGGCGTGCCGCGCGATCGTCGGCGAGCGGGCGAAGCGCGGCGCCGCCTAG
- a CDS encoding TlyA family RNA methyltransferase produces MPSRRQRIDVVLVARGLAESRAKAQALVMAGAVVVGEARVDKPGALVDADAPVRLKEGAAPQRYVSRGALKLEKALDVFPVDPAGKICADLGASTGGFTDVLLQRGAARVYAVDVGYGQLHPKLRGDPRVVVRERENARALTAEALGTRVELVTGDLSFISLRLVLPAVRSILRPGGHAVLLVKPQFEVGKGEVGKGGVVRDEAKRLAALEGIAAAARELGFEVLGHAESPIEGPAGNREWLLALRLPPGEA; encoded by the coding sequence ATGCCATCGCGCAGGCAGCGCATCGACGTCGTGCTCGTCGCCCGCGGGCTCGCCGAGTCGCGCGCGAAGGCCCAGGCGCTGGTGATGGCGGGCGCCGTCGTCGTGGGCGAGGCGCGCGTCGACAAGCCGGGCGCGCTCGTGGACGCCGACGCGCCCGTCCGGCTGAAGGAGGGCGCCGCGCCGCAGCGCTACGTGTCGCGCGGCGCGCTCAAGCTGGAGAAGGCGCTCGACGTCTTCCCCGTCGATCCGGCCGGGAAGATCTGCGCCGATCTGGGGGCGTCCACCGGCGGGTTCACCGACGTGCTCCTGCAGCGCGGCGCCGCGCGCGTCTACGCCGTGGACGTGGGGTACGGGCAGCTGCACCCGAAGCTGCGCGGTGATCCCCGCGTCGTGGTGCGCGAGCGCGAGAACGCCCGGGCGCTGACGGCGGAGGCGCTCGGCACCCGGGTCGAGCTCGTCACCGGCGATCTGTCCTTCATCTCGCTCCGGCTCGTCCTCCCGGCCGTGCGATCGATCCTCCGCCCGGGGGGCCACGCGGTGCTGCTCGTGAAGCCGCAGTTCGAGGTGGGCAAGGGCGAGGTGGGCAAGGGGGGCGTCGTGCGCGACGAGGCGAAGCGCCTGGCCGCGCTGGAGGGCATCGCGGCCGCGGCTCGCGAGCTCGGGTTCGAGGTGCTCGGGCACGCCGAGTCCCCCATCGAGGGCCCGGCCGGGAACCGGGAGTGGCTGCTCGCGCTCCGGCTCCCGCCCGGCGAGGCGTGA
- the rimP gene encoding ribosome maturation factor RimP, which translates to MPGIAEESIAERTRRVLEPVLARDGYELVEVEWLRQGSRWTLRLFVDKPGGVGIEDCQAVSRLVDPILDVEDFIEPAYDLEVSSPGLDRPLRKPADFDRYAGQRAHVKAYGPVAGTAPGSPARKNWTGVLVGYRDGAVEIDVDGVVHRVPHDQIAKAHLEYDFEADLRRKD; encoded by the coding sequence ATGCCAGGGATCGCAGAAGAGTCCATCGCCGAGCGTACGCGCCGGGTGCTCGAGCCCGTGCTCGCGCGCGACGGCTATGAGCTCGTCGAGGTGGAGTGGCTGCGCCAGGGGAGCCGCTGGACGCTCCGGCTCTTCGTGGACAAGCCCGGCGGCGTGGGGATCGAGGACTGCCAGGCCGTGTCGCGGCTGGTCGATCCGATCCTCGACGTCGAGGACTTCATCGAGCCGGCCTACGACCTGGAGGTCTCGTCGCCCGGGCTCGACAGGCCGCTCCGCAAGCCGGCCGACTTCGACCGCTACGCGGGCCAGCGCGCGCACGTGAAGGCGTACGGCCCGGTCGCCGGCACGGCGCCCGGCTCGCCGGCGCGCAAGAACTGGACGGGCGTCCTCGTGGGCTACCGCGACGGCGCCGTCGAGATCGACGTGGACGGGGTCGTCCACCGCGTCCCCCACGATCAGATCGCGAAGGCCCACCTCGAGTACGACTTCGAGGCCGACCTTCGAAGGAAGGACTGA
- the nusA gene encoding transcription termination factor NusA produces MQQNVNLNLILDQVAKDKGIDRTRLVEILEEAIGSAAKRHFGMERNLKARYDEEKGQVDLFQVLTIVTDPTEETPLADPVNMIPVSVAHEKGIEVEPGDELDFPIYYRTEDEAEARAQDEQWGDLLKLKTYRRSFGRIAAQTAKQVMIQGTRNAERENVFNEYKDRKGEVITGIVRRFERGNVIVDLGRAEAVLPVREQVPRESYRAGDRIQAYVMDVLRESKGPQIILSRASVDLLRKLFEMEVPEIAEGVVVIEAAAREPGGRAKIAVSSRDSDVDPVGACVGMKGSRVQAVVQELRGEKIDIVPWDDDYARFVCNALAPAEVSRVLLDEQNKAMEIIVPDDQLSLAIGRRGQNVRLASQLTGWKLDINSESRVKEMREFATESFGAIGIPEATQEMLYAHGFRKAQDVANAASEMLTQFPGFTMDMIPELQKRAREQSIVDAEKEMRLEQEREAARIAEARRHPDELTQEERFARVRGVGEKTIEQLKVAGYGSVEAVHNESDVMRLAESSGLGIKKARQLKHAVGVYLEEEVKLRAELDAERAKAAQGGAGA; encoded by the coding sequence ATGCAGCAGAACGTGAACCTGAACCTCATCCTCGACCAGGTCGCCAAGGACAAGGGCATCGACCGCACGCGCCTCGTCGAGATCCTCGAGGAGGCGATCGGCAGCGCCGCGAAGCGCCACTTCGGGATGGAGCGGAACCTGAAGGCCCGCTACGACGAGGAGAAGGGCCAGGTCGATCTCTTCCAGGTCCTCACCATCGTCACGGACCCGACCGAGGAGACCCCCCTCGCCGACCCGGTGAACATGATCCCGGTGTCGGTCGCGCACGAGAAGGGCATCGAGGTGGAGCCGGGCGACGAGCTCGACTTCCCCATCTACTACCGCACCGAGGACGAGGCGGAGGCGCGCGCCCAGGACGAGCAGTGGGGCGACCTGCTCAAGCTGAAGACCTACCGCCGCTCCTTCGGCCGCATCGCGGCGCAGACCGCGAAGCAGGTGATGATCCAGGGCACCCGCAACGCCGAGCGCGAGAACGTCTTCAACGAGTACAAGGACCGCAAGGGCGAGGTCATCACCGGCATCGTGCGGCGCTTCGAGCGCGGTAACGTCATCGTCGACCTCGGCCGCGCCGAGGCGGTGCTGCCGGTGCGCGAGCAGGTGCCGCGGGAGAGCTACCGGGCCGGCGACCGGATCCAGGCCTACGTGATGGACGTGCTGCGCGAGTCCAAGGGGCCGCAGATCATCCTCTCGCGCGCGTCCGTCGATCTCCTCCGGAAGCTCTTCGAGATGGAGGTGCCGGAGATCGCCGAGGGGGTGGTGGTGATCGAGGCCGCGGCCCGCGAGCCGGGCGGGCGGGCGAAGATCGCGGTCTCCTCGCGCGACTCGGACGTGGATCCCGTCGGCGCCTGCGTCGGCATGAAGGGCAGCCGGGTCCAGGCGGTCGTGCAGGAGCTCCGCGGCGAGAAGATCGACATCGTGCCGTGGGACGACGACTACGCCCGCTTCGTGTGCAACGCGCTCGCGCCGGCCGAGGTCTCCCGCGTCCTCCTCGACGAGCAGAACAAGGCGATGGAGATCATCGTCCCCGACGACCAGCTCTCGCTCGCCATCGGGCGCCGCGGCCAGAACGTGCGGCTCGCCTCGCAGCTCACCGGCTGGAAGCTCGACATCAACTCCGAGTCGCGCGTGAAGGAGATGCGCGAGTTCGCGACCGAGAGCTTCGGCGCCATCGGCATCCCCGAGGCCACGCAGGAGATGCTGTACGCGCACGGCTTCCGCAAGGCGCAGGACGTGGCGAACGCCGCCTCCGAGATGCTCACCCAGTTCCCGGGCTTCACGATGGACATGATCCCGGAGCTGCAGAAGCGCGCCCGCGAGCAGTCGATCGTCGACGCGGAGAAGGAGATGCGGCTCGAGCAGGAGCGCGAGGCCGCCCGCATCGCCGAGGCGCGGCGCCACCCCGACGAGCTCACGCAGGAGGAGCGCTTCGCGCGCGTCCGCGGCGTCGGCGAGAAGACCATCGAGCAGCTGAAGGTCGCCGGCTACGGCAGCGTCGAGGCCGTCCACAACGAGTCGGACGTGATGCGGCTCGCCGAGTCGAGCGGGCTCGGCATCAAGAAGGCCCGCCAGCTCAAGCACGCGGTGGGCGTCTACCTCGAGGAGGAGGTCAAGCTCCGCGCCGAGCTCGACGCCGAGCGGGCGAAGGCCGCGCAGGGGGGCGCCGGCGCTTGA
- a CDS encoding YlxR family protein has translation MSEPVRTCVGCGERASQRQLVRLTTEGERVIVDRQRSGGRGAWLHPSAGCLEKALRRRAFTRALRCGEAVVDAAALRVELTGNARKD, from the coding sequence TTGAGCGAGCCCGTCCGCACCTGCGTCGGCTGCGGGGAGCGGGCGTCGCAGCGGCAGCTCGTACGGCTCACGACGGAAGGTGAACGGGTGATCGTCGATCGACAGCGCAGCGGAGGACGTGGAGCGTGGCTCCACCCGAGCGCAGGGTGCCTGGAGAAGGCGCTCCGGCGCCGCGCCTTTACGCGGGCGCTCCGCTGCGGGGAGGCGGTAGTCGACGCCGCCGCGCTGCGCGTCGAGTTGACGGGAAACGCCCGTAAGGATTAG